The proteins below are encoded in one region of Apium graveolens cultivar Ventura chromosome 4, ASM990537v1, whole genome shotgun sequence:
- the LOC141718779 gene encoding uncharacterized protein LOC141718779 has translation MDSSPSGYVINNHDPSSVYYIHPSDASSTQLVSVKFDGNGFNNWKRSMLLVLSAKNKVGFVDGTIAMPDRASIEYKFWSRCNDLVISWIIFNLDATIAKSVLFLQTTKEIWSDLEGRYGYASMTEVYSLEQRLSEIVQGSRSISEFFTAIKTVWDSIADANPLPQCTCKLCTCNLTQRIHDRQQDQKLLQFMMKPNDSFAAVRANVLMMHPLPNVSAAYRLNTQFNGQGGVSNARADNSGGNKRFGASNKPGSNYYCTHCKVPGHSIERCFKIHGYPSNFRPKERVAAIVQGRSELHFTEEQKNEVPASHSGNISVEQYSQLMDLLNKQTVGENSACAGD, from the exons ATGGATTCTTCTCCGTCTGGTTATGTGATTAATAATCATGATCCCTCGAGCGTATATTACATACATCCGTCTGATGCTTCGTCGACTCAGTTAGTTTCAGTCAAGTTTGATGGTAATGGCTTTAATAACTGGAAGCGTTCGATGTTACTTGTTTTATCTGCTAAAAATAAGGTTGGATTTGTGGATGGAACTATAGCTATGCCTGACAGAGCTTCAATTGAGTACAAATTCTGGTCAAGATGCAATGATCTTGTCATTTCTTGGATTATTTTTAATCTAGATGCTACTATTGCAAAGAGTGTGCTGTTTCTGCAAACTACAAAGGAAATATGGTCCGATCTTGAAGGGAGATATGGATATGCTTCAATGACTGAGGTTTATTCTCTTGAACAAAGGCTTTCTGAGATTGTGCAAGGTTCACGGagtatctctgagttctttactGCTATTAAGACTGTTTGGGATAGTATTGCTGATGCAAATCCATTGCCTCAGTGTACATGTAAATtgtgtacatgcaatttgactcAAAGGATTCATGATAGGCAACAAGATCAGAAACTTCTTCAATTTATGATGAAACCGAATGACTCTTTTGCTGCTGTAAGAGCCAATGTTTTGATGATGCATCCATTGCCTAATGTGTCTGCTGCATATAGACT GAATACACAGTTCAATGGTCAAGGAGGAGTTTCTAATGCTAGAGCTGATAATTCTGGTGGAAATAAGAGGTTTGGTGCTAGTAACAAACCAGGTTCCAATTACTATTGTACTCACTGCAAGGTTCCTGGCCACAGTATTGAGAGGTGTTTCAAGATACATGGGTATCCATCTAACTTTAGACCTAAGGAAAGGGTAGCTGCAATTGTACAGGGCCGTTCAGAGTTACATTTTACTGAAGAACAAAAGAATGAAGTACCTGCTAGTCACTCAGGCAATATCTCTGTGGAACAATATTCTCAATTGATGGATCTACTAAATAAGCAGACTGTTG